From the genome of Alosa sapidissima isolate fAloSap1 chromosome 14, fAloSap1.pri, whole genome shotgun sequence, one region includes:
- the spg7 gene encoding paraplegin: MAALLLQRYSKSWNVKHIKGSQVWTLISRHRNGASGNLDNVASRIIHRKLESCSGCKELLKPKLGVILPPQTNREFKSLHTKLNTPLYPRILGLTRTLHENQQILNQGGLWKILGGLHYFSTSQSRKEKKDGGKGKTPEEDEEEKKRREQEDQMYRERLRTLFIIALIMSVLNSINTSGGNISWNDFVHEMLAKGEVSRVQVVPESDIVEIFLHPGAVIFGRPRLALMYRMQVANIDKFEEKLRAAEEELNVDAKDRIPVSYRRTGFFGNALYALGMAAIGVAILWYIFRLAGMGGREGGFSAFNQLKMAKFTIVDGKSGKGVSFKDVAGMHEAKMEVKEFVDYLKNPDRYLQLGAKVPKGSLLLGPPGCGKTLLAKAVATEAQVPFLAMAGSEFVEVIGGLGAARVRSLFKEARARAPCIVYIDEIDAVGKKRSTNMSGFSNTEEEQTLNQLLVEMDGMGTTDHVIVLASTNRADILDNALMRPGRLDRHIFIDLPTLQERKEIFEQHLKILKLTQPANFYSLRLAELTPGFSGADIANICNEAALHAAREGYKSIDTFNFEYAVERVIAGSVKKSKILSKEEQRVVAFHESGHALVGWLLEHTEAVMKVSIAPRTNAALGFAQILPRDQYLFTKEQLCERMCMALGGRASEAITFNKVTTGAQDDLRKVTRVAYSMVKQYGMSPSVGQVSFPDSEEQGAIGRRPFSQGLAEQMDHEAQMLVARAYRQTEKLLLDNRDKLIVLANTLLEREVVNYEDIEALLGPPPHGPKKMIAPQTWLEAEKDKQDTGEDEPRRPQPPPRKDGEEDYNLA, encoded by the exons ATGGCTGCGTTACTTTTGCAACGTTATAGCAAGTCATGGAACGTTAAGCATATCAAAGGAAGTCAAGTTTGGACATTAATATCTCGTCACAGAAACGGCGCCTCAGGAAATCTTGACAATGTCGCTAGTAGAATTATTCACCGAAAGCTGGAATCGTGTTCTGGTTGCAAAGAGCTGTTGAAACCTAAGTTAGGTGTGATATTACCTCCACAAACGAATCGTGAGTTTAAATCACTTCATACCAAG CTCAACACACCGTTGTATCCAAGAATACTAGGGCTCACCAGGACATTGCATGAAAATCAACAGATACTGAACCAAGGTGGATTATGGAAGATATTAG GCGGCCTCCATTACTTTAGCACCTCTCAGTCACGtaaagagaagaaagatggaGGCAAGGGCAAGACTCCTGAAGAAGATGAAG AGGAGAAGAAACGTCGAGAGCAAGAGGACCAAATGTATCGCGAGCGCCTGCGAACCCTCTTTATCATCGCACTCATCATGAGTGTCCTTAATTCCATCAACACTAGCGGGGGAAACATCTCCTGGAACGACTTTGTGCACGAGATGCTGGCAAAGGGAGAAGTGTCTCGCGTGCAGGTGGTTCCTGAGAGTGACATTGTGGAGATTTTCCTCCACCCTGGAGCAGTCATCTTTGGAAGACCC AGGCTGGCCCTGATGTATCGCATGCAGGTGGCCAACATCGACAAGTTTGAAGAGAAGCTACGTGCAGCTGAGGAGGAGCTCAACGTTGATGCCAAAGACAGAATCCCAGTTTCATACAGACGCACTGGTTTCTTTGGAAA TGCACTGTATGCGCTTGGCATGGCTGCTATTGGGGTGGCCATCCTCTGGTACATCTTCCGACTTGCAGGCATGGGAGGCAGAGAAGGAGGCTTCAGTGCTTTT AATCAGCTAAAAATGGCCAAGTTCACTATTGTGGATGGTAAATCTGGAAAGGGAGTCAGCTTCAAGGATGTTGCAGGGATGCATGAAGCAAAGATGGAAGTAAAAGAGTTTGTTGACTATTTAAAG AACCCAGACAGGTACCTCCAGCTGGGGGCCAAGGTCCCCAAGGGCTCCTTGCTGTTGGGGCCTCCAGGATGTGGGAAGACCCTACTGGCTAAGGCAGTGGCAACCGAAGCTCAAGTGCCTTTCCTTGCCATGGCAGGGTCTGAATTTGTTGAAGTCATTGGAG GTCTCGGTGCTGCCAGAGTCCGAAGTTTGTTTAAAGAGGCGCGCGCCCGGGCCCCCTGTATCGTCTACATAGATGAGATTGATGCTGTAGGAAAGAAACGCTCCACCAATATGTCCGGCTTCTCCAACACCGAGGAAGAGCAAACGCTTAATCAGTTACTAGTCGAGATGGACG GAATGGGAACCACAGATCATGTGATTGTTTTGGCCTCCACAAACCGGGCAGACATTTTGGACAATGCACTTATGAGACCCGGGAGATTAGACAGACATATTTTCATTGACCTCCCCACCTTACAG gagaggaaggagatcTTTGAGCAGCACTTGAAGATCCTCAAGCTCACCCAGCCGGCCAACTTCTACTCCCTGCGCCTGGCTGAGCTCACCCCCGGCTTCAGTG GTGCCGACATTGCCAACATCTGTAATGAGGCTGCCTTACACGCTGCCAGAGAAGGATACAAGTCCATAGACACGTTCAACTTTGAGTATGCAGTGGAGAGGGTCATTGCAG gaagTGTAAAGAAAAGTAAGATCCTATCCAAAGAGGAGCAGAGAGTGGTTGCTTTTCATGAGTCTGGTCATGCTTTGGTTGGGTGGCTGCTTGAACATACCGAGGCAGTCATGAAG GTGTCCATTGCCCCCAGGACCAATGCTGCCCTGGGGTTTGCCCAGATCCTGCCCAGGGACCAGTACCTCTTCACCAAAGAGCAGCTGTGTGAGCGGATGTGCATGGCACTGGGTGGGCGAGCATCTGAGGCCATCACATTCAACAAAGTCACCACAG GTGCCCAGGATGACCTGAGGAAGGTAACACGGGTGGCCTACTCAATGGTGAAGCAGTACGGCATGTCCCCTAGTGTGGGTCAGGTGTCTTTCCCGGACTCGGAGGAGCAGGGAGCCATTGGGCGCAGGCCCTTCAGCCAGGGCCTCGCGGAGCAGATGGACCAC GAGGCTCAAATGCTCGTGGCTCgtgcatacagacagacagaaaagctGCTTCTGGACAACAGGGATAAACTCATAGTG CTGGCCAACACATTGCTGGAGCGTGAAGTAGTGAACTATGAGGACATTGAGGCTCTGCTCGGCCCCCCACCACATGGGCCCAAGAAGATGATCGCCCCACAGACGTGGCTCGAGGCCGAGAAGGACAAGCAGGACACTGGGGAGGACGAGCCTCGCCGGCCCCAACCACCTCCCAGGAAGGATGGCGAAGAGGACTACAACCTCGCGTGA